The Kiritimatiellia bacterium DNA segment GAAGCATGCCGCAGCCGCCCTCGCACGCCGGAGCCATCGGCGGAGTCGACCGGCGATCGCAATCCGCAGCTTCGGCGAAAAAGCGCCAAGTCGGTGCGGCGCTCTTCAACGTGGGCGCCGTCCACTCTCTGGAGAAAACCCTTCGCGCGTAGTCCAAGCTTTGGACGCGCACATGGGCGCGCTCTCCTGTCCACGACGCGGATGCCGGATCTCGCCGACGCTTTCCCCCCACGACACGTACGCTGGCGTCGTCGGGCAAGGTGGTACGCCATCGATCCTGCGCTGCCCCACCGCCCAGCTCGTCCGGTAGAGCTTCTGCGTATCGCCGCGAAGTCGTGCCAGCGCGGCTCGCCGACGGTGTGTGCCGGCCGTCACCGTATCCGGCAACGGGCTTCGCTGTTCCCCACCCCACGCCATCGCGTCTCAGCTCAACGCGGTGCCGCAACATTCCGAGAGAACTCGGATTCTCTCCATCACCAGCTCCGCGACACGCTCATAGGCCTGCGCCCCCGTCGCCCGTGCGGAGATTTCTTCCGGCCGGATCGCCTCGCCATAGTGCACCGCAACCGGCCGGCCGAGTCGAGGGCGACCCGCCCCTTTTGGCCACGCCTCAAACGTTCCTTCAATCCACGCCGGAACTACCGGCACCGCCGCTTTGGCGACAAGGAACCCGATCCCTCGCTTCGGCGGCTGCAGTTGCCCATCCGGAGAGCGTGTGCCCTCCGGGAACAGGCCCAACACATGCCCTGCTCGCAATAGCTCGAGCGCCCGGCGGATCGCACCGACATCCCCTTTGCCGCGTTCCACCGGCACTGCACCAACCGCGCGCAGCAGCCATCCCCATGGAGGCTGAAACAGCTCGGATTTCGCCAGGTAGTGCACGACGCGGTGCGGGATCGCACAGCCGAGCAGCGGCGGATCCAGCACGCTGGCATGGTTTGCCGCGATGATGCACGGTCCTTCCGCCGGGACGTGCTCCATCCCCTCGGCGCGGAGGTGATGAACGAGCCGGAAATACAAACGGCACAGCGCCCGGCCCGCCCGATAGACGAAAGGACCGCGCCCGCTCATGCGCTCGACAGTCCAGCGCGAACCCTCGAAACGATCCGCTGCACGACCTCTTCAACGGTCATCCGGGTCGTGTCCAGCACCTCTGCGCCCAGCGCCACCTGCAGCGGCGCCTCCGGACGCGTTCGATCCCGCCGGTCACGACGCTCCAGCGACTGCCGCACATCCTCCACATCCGCCGCGGCGCCCATCTGCGCAATATCGAGCGAGCGACGCCGCGCCCGCTCGGCAGGGTCCGCGTCGAGATAAAACTTGAAGGCCGCATCCGGGAACACCACTGTGCCAATGTCACGACCTTCCATCACCAGGGGGCCGAACGCGCGCGTTTCGCGCAAGCGGGCGACGATGAACCGCCTCACCTCCGGGATCGCCGCCACATCTGAGACCGCTTCCGCCACCTCCGGCGTACGAAGTTCCGGCCCCGCCCCTTCCCCGTCCAGAAAAAGCTTCACCGCGCCATCTTCAAGGCGAGTTTCCCAGCGGCACAGGCGCATCGTTTCGATCACCACGGCCGGATCATTCCCGCGCCACCCCCGCCGCAACACCGCCCTGGTCAGCGCACGATAGAACATCCCGGAGTCGACGTACACAAACCCCAGCTGCCGCGCCACCGCGCGAGCGACGGTGGACTTCCCCGACGCGGACGGGCCGTCAATCGCCACCTGAATGGACGGCATCTCGCTCACCCGCGATGTCCAGTCAAACATGCCAGGTCAGCCGCAAAGCCGGGATACGACGTGTCCACACACGCGACGTCATGCACCGTGCAGGGGCCGTCCGCAAACAGGCATAGCACCGCCAGCGACATCGCGACGCGGTGATCGCCGCGGCTGTGCAAGCAGTCCGACGCGCGGATCCGCCCACCGCCCCGCACCACCATTCCGTCCGGCCGCTCGATCACCTCCACCCCCATCGCCCGCAGCCCCGCCGCCATCGTCGCGATCCGATCCGATTCCTTCACTCGCAGCTCTGCCGCGTCCCGAATCACCGTCTCCCCCTCCGCCAGCGCACCCGCCACCGAGAGAACTGGCAATTCGTCGATGAGGTTGGGGATTTCCGCGCCGCCAATGACCGTCCCCCGCAGGCGACAGCCCCGCACCACCACATCACCTCGGGGCTCCCACTCCGCCGCCGCACCAATGGCCGGTTGAATCCGTACCTCCGCGCCCATCCGTCGCAGCACCTCCAACACGGCGGTGCGTCGGGGATTGAGCCCCACGTTGCGGACTACCACCTCGCCTCCCGGCCGCACCGCGGCGGCAACAACCCAGAACGCCGCGGAGGAGATGTCGCCCGGCACTTCCCACTCACCCCCACCCGCGGTAACAGGCCGCCCCCCCGATCCGCTCAGTTCCACCACCCGGTCACCATCGCTGCTGACCGGCAGGCCCATCGCTCGCAGAAGACGCTCCGTGTGGTCGCGCGTAGGCATCGGTTCCACTACGCGCGTCCGTCCCTCGGCGCGAAGACCCGCCAGCAACACGCAGGACTTCACCTGAGCGGAGGCGACTGGCGGCGCATACTCGATCGCCCGCAAATGCCCACCCCGTACGCGGATGGGCGCGCGTCCATCCACCCCCAGCAGCTCCACCTTCGCCCCCATCCGCTGTAACGGTTCCTGGATCCGGCGCATCGGACGAGAACGAACGGACGCATCGCCCGTCAGCACGGCCTCGATCGGATGGCCCGCAATCAATCCGGTCAGAAGCCGGATGCCCGTGCCGGAATTCCCAAGATCGAGCTCTCCGATCGGAGCTCTCAGTTCACCCCCTGCCCCTTCGATCAGCAGCGCGTCCCCCTCAAAGCGCGCGCGGGCGCCGAGCGACTCCATCGCCGCAACCGTCCGCAGGCAATCCTCACTGCGCAGAAAGTGCTGGATTCGCGCCACACCTTGCCCCGCGCCGCACACCATCGCAAGCCGGTGGGAGATGCTTTTGTCGCCGGGCACGTGTACTTCGCCCGACACTCGCTCGCATGGCTCCACCCTCCAGCACATTTCGCCGCCCGTGCTCATTCCACCGCCTCGTCTCCGCTGATGGCTCCGCGCAGCAGCTCGGCCCGGGCGCGTCGCCCCTCCTCGAGCAGCGCCCGAACCTCCGCGAACGCGCCTCGGCCCACCGCAGCCCGCAGCTCCGCCACGCCGCGCGCAAGACAGTCCAGCTCCCCCTCGATCGCGTCGCGATTGGTCTCCACGATGTCACGCCAAAGATCCGGTGATCCCCCCGCCACCCGCGTCGTATCGCGGAACCCGGGGCCGATCAGCGCCCTGATCCTCTGCGGGTCACCCCCGTCCCGGGCGGCGCAGCGAGCGACCAGCGCGGCGGCCAGATGCGGCAAATGACTGGTGCGCGCAATCCAGCGGTCGTGCTCCGCCGCGCTCATCCGGACGACCCGGGCACCGACCGCGCGCCACAGTCGCTCCGTCCGCTCGAGATCCGCGCGCTCCGCGCCGTCGGTCACCACCACCGTCACTGCCCCCTCATATAGATCCGGTCGGGCCGCGTCGAATCCCTGCTGCTCCGAGCCGGCAATCGGATGGCTGCCCACCATCGCAACACCGGCGGCCCGCGCGGCGGCCTGCGACCGCTCCAACACCCACCGCTTCGTGCTGCCAACGTCGGTGAGCAATCCTCCGCGCTTCAATACCGGTGCGATCCGCGCAACGAGCTCCGGAATCACGCAGACCGGCGCGCACACCACCGCCACGTCCGCCCCCTCCGCCGCTGCCTCCGGCGATTCAAACGCCGCATCCACCGCGCCCGCTGCGACCGCCGCGGCTCGGACCTCCGCCCGCCGCGAACTGCCAACCACCCGGCGCGCCGCGCCGCGCCGCCGCAACGCCATCGCCAGCGAGCCGCCCATTAGACCCAGCCCGATCACCGCAACCGTTCGCGGCAGCGCCATTCGCCGGCCCCTCACACCGACCGGCCGATCGCCGCGGCAACGCCCGCGATCTGGCGCATCAGCTGCTCGAACGTGTCAGGCAGCAGCGCCTGTTCCCCATCCGAGAGCGCCCGTTCGGGGCATCGGTGAATCTCGACCATGATGCCGTCGGCACCGGCCGCCACCGCCGCGCGCGCCATCGGCGCCACCAGATCCCAGTGGCCCGTACCGTGGCTCGGATCCACCACCACCGGCAAATGGGACTCCCGATGCAGCACCGGCACCGCGCTCAGGTCTAGCGTGTTGCGCGTCGCACGTTCGAACGTCCGGATGCCGCGTTCACACAGGATCACGTTCGGATTGCCCTGCGCGAGCACGTACTCGGCGCTCATCAACAGCTCCTCGATCGTGTTCGCCAGCCCCCGCTTCAACAGCACCGGCCGGCCCGATCGCCCCACCGCCTTCAGCAGCGTGAAATTCTGCATGTTGCGCGCACCGACCTGCAGTACGTCCGCGACATCGGCGACGAGCTCCACGTCGCGCGGATCCATCACCTCGGTGACCACCGGCAGACCGATGGCCGTGCGCACTTCGCGCAACAGCCGAAGCCCCTCCACGCCCAGTCCTTGAAACGCATACGGTGAGGTCCGGGGCTTGAACGCACCCGCCCGCAACGCCGCCGCCCCCGCTGCCCGCGCCGCAGCAGCGAGGTCGAACAGCATCTCCCGGCCCTCGATCGAGCATGGCCCGGCGATCACCACCACGCGCACGCCCCCAACCTCCACCGGTGCCTCGCCGGCGCGCGCCGGACCGATCGTCACCCTCGTGCCCTGCGGCCGTGCCTCGAGGCTCGCCAGGCGGTAGGGCTTCACCACACTCATCACCCGCTCCACGCCCGGCATCGCCTCGATCGGCTGCTCGCGAATCCTCGCCTCGTCGCCGATCACCCCGATGATCGTGCGCTCGGTGCCTCGACTTACGTGCGGCTCCAGCCCGCATTCGCGGACCCGCTCACAAACGTGCGCGACATCCCGTTCCGCCGCGCCCTGCTTCATCACAATGATCACGCGCGAACCCCCTGGGCGATCACCTCGGCCAGCGCACGCAGCGCCACCCGATTCTGCCGCCGCGTGCCGACCGTCACCCGAACATACTCGGGCAGGCCGTATCCGTCCATCGGACGCACAATCACCCCGCGGCGCTGCAATGCCTCGAACACTGCCCGGCCACAGCCCACTCTCACCAACAGAAAGTTCGCAACAGACGGCACCGTCTCCAGCCCCAGACGCCGGCACCCCGCCGCCCACTGGGCAAGGCCTGCGGCCACCATCCGGCGGGTCCGCTCGACGTGCTCCTCGTCCTCCAGCGCCGCCAGCGCCGCGGCCTGCGCGACCGAGTTCACATTGAACGGCTGACGCACACGATTCAGCGCGTCCACCACCTCCGGCGGCCCGAGGCCGTAGCCGATTCGCAGCCCGGCCAACCCGTAGGTCTTCGAAAAAGTCCGCAGCACCATCACCGGCCGCCCTTCCCGAACATACCGGATGGTGTCCGGTTGACGCTCCGGAGGCAGCAGCTCGATGTACGCCTCGTCGAGCACCACCAGTACGTCGGACGGCGTGCGCCGGATCAGCCGGTCAATCTCCTCCGCCCCTACCATCGTGCCGGTCGGATTGTTCGGATTCGCAACGAAGATCAGTTTCGTCCGCGGCTCCACGGCCCCGGCCATCGCGTCGAGATCGTGAGTGAACGCACGCATCGGCGTCTCGATCGTCCGCGCACCAAACAGCTCCGCCACCAGCCGGTACACGACGAACGCACACTGCGAGGCGACGATCGAATCGCCGGGCTCCAGCAGCGCCTGCGCCAGCAGCGCGATCAGCTCGTTACTGCCATGCCCGACCGCAACGCAGTCGGGCGGCACGCAGAAGCGCCGGGCGAGCGCCTCGCGCAATGCAAACGCACCGCCGTCGGGATACAAATGGGCGCGCACAGCCGCCGCGCGGATCGCCCGCCGCGCCCGCGGTGACGGCCCCAGAGCGTTCTCGTTCGACGCGAGCTTCACAATGCCCGCCGCGTCCGCGAAACCCTGCTCCCGCGCCACCTCCTCGATTGGCCGACCAGGTTCATAGACTGCGAGCCGACGAACTCGATCGGGAATCGGAATCATCTGTCGCTCACTCTCCCCGATCCCATGCCCGCGGATACGAACCCAGCACGCGCAGCACTGTGCATTCCCGTTCCAGCTGCTTGATCGCGGCAGCGACCGGCGGATCCTCCATATGCCCCTCCACATCGACGTAGAAGTAGTACTCCCACGCCGCCGAGCGGTTCGGTCGCGATTCGATCTTGCACAGGTTGACGCCATGCTCGCTGAAGGCGGCCAACGCCCGGTGCAGCGCGCCCACGCGATGCTGCACCGAGAACAGCAGCGACGTCCGATCATGTCCGGTCGGCTTGCCACACGCGGCACCCACCACCAGGAACCGCGTCGTATTCCCCCGCAGGTCCTGCACCTCCGAGGCGACAATGTCCAGGCCGTAGGTCTCTGCCGCCTGCGCGCCGGCCAACGCGCCCGCGCCGGCCTCCGCCGCCGCCATCTCCGCCGCCCGCGCGGTGCTCGATACCGGCACCAGGTCCACACCCGCCATCTCCGACTGCAGAAAACGACGGCACTGCCCGAACACTTCCGGTTTGCTGTAGATTTTTCGAATCTGTTCCTTCGGACACTTCGCCAGTAGATGATGCGAAATCGGCAGATACACCTCCGCAACGATCTTCAACGAGGTTTCCGCCAGCTCGTCCAACGTGTGCGTCACCGCCCCCTCCGTAGAATTTTCGATCGGGACGACACCGTAATCCGCCCGGCCCTTCTCCACCGACGTGAACACGTCACTGATCGTGTCGCAGGAGCTGTACTGCACACTCGCACCGAAACGCATCCGGGCCGCCTGGTGCGTAAACGTCGCCGGCGGCCCCAGGTACGCGATGTTCAGAGGCCGCTGCAGCGCGATCGCGGCCGACATGATCTCCCGGTAGATTGCCTGCAGCGACGCGTCGGAAAGCGGGCCTTCGTTCACTGCCCGCGTGCGGTCGAGCACTTGTGTTTCGCGGTCGGGCGCAAAAATAGACTCCCCGCGCTCCCGCTTGATGCGGCCGATCTCGATCGCCACGCGCGTGCGCTCGTTCAACAGCGCCACGAGCTGGCGGTCCAGTTCGTCAATCCGACGGCGCAATTCGTCGAGGTTCATCCGCTCGACTCCCCCTTTGTCCTCGCCTCCGCCACCGCAGACTCCTCCGGTCCGCCCGCCGTCGCCGTCGACGCCGCCTCCGGCGGCCCCCCGTACCCCGCCTCCCGACGGCGCAGCTCGTCAACCCCCGGAAGATCATCGATTCGGTTCAGCCCGAAATGCTCGAGAAATCGCTGCGTAGTGCCAAACAGCCACGGTCGCCCCGGTAGGTCGCTGCGGCCGGTCACCCGGATCAGTTGAAGGTCGAGCAGGTTGCGCAAAATCTGGTCCACCGCAACGCCCCGAACAGCCTCGATCTCCGCCCGCGTGACCGGCTGGCGGTACGCAATGATCGCCAGCGTCTCCAGCGCCGGTGGAGACAAACGTTGGGGACGCAAACGGTCCAGATGCACACGCACCCACGGCCCGCATGCCGGTTCGCTTTCGATCCGATACCCTTGCGCGACCTCCGCAACCCTCAGCCCCACGCCCGCCGTCGCCAGATCCTTCCGCACCGCCTCGATCGCGGCAACGATTTCCTCGCGCCCCACCTCGGCAAAGCCCGCGGCCACACCGCCCAGCCGCTCGGCAGTCTGACGAAACACCTGCGCCAGTCGGTCCACCGAAATCGGCGTGCGCGACACGAACAGCAGCGCGCCAACGATCGCCTTCAGCTCCGGAATCGCCGCGCCTTCAGTCATCGCCACCCGTCCCCGCCGCCACCGCAGCGTCCGCCGTTCGCCGGATCACAATCTCATCGAACGCGGCACTCTGCACCGCCTCGACCTGCTGCAGCCGGATCAGCTCCAGCACCGCCAGAAACGTCACCACGATCTCTGCCCGGGACCGCATCTGTTCGAACAACTTCGACAGCGAAAGCTCCCCCCGTTCCGCCAGCAGCTCGAGCAGCTGATCAATCTTCTCCCCCACCGTGTACCGCTCCGCGAAAATTTCGCGGAGGTCCTCGTTCGCACCGATGCGTTTGAGCGCAGACTGAAATGCGCCGAGCAGATCAAAGATGCTGACGTCCGCGAGCGTCGGCGGACCGACCGGCGCGTCCGCGTCCGACACCATCGCGTCGTGTCGTGTGAACACATCGGACTGACGCCGCTCCATGGCCTCCAGAAACCGGGCCGCATCTTTAAACTTCTTGTACTCCACCAGACGCCGCACCAGATCCCACCGGGGATCGGGCTCCTCCTCCTCCCCCGCTTCTGGCGTTCGTTCTTCCGGGGGCAATAACATCCGGCTTTTGATCATCATCAACGTCGCCGCCATCACCAAAAACTCCCCCGCAATGGACAGGTCCAGCATCCGCATCATGTCCAGGTATTCGAGGTACTGCGTGGTGATACGTTCGATCGGGATGTCGTAGATGTTGAGCTCCTCGCGGCGAATGAGATAAAGGAGAAGGTCGAGCGGACCCTCAAACACTTCGAGGCGCACCTTGTAATCCCGACCGACCGGCGACATCGGGGCTACTCCAGCCCGACCGCGCGCCGCGCGGCGGCGAGGGTGGTGCGCGCGACCGCGCGTGCCCGCTCCGCGCCGCGCCGCAAGACCGTCTCCACCTCATCCGGTCGCGCGGCGAGCTCCTGCCGGCGCCGCCTCAGCGGGCCGAACCACTCTTCGATCTTATCCGCCAATGCCTGTTTGGCGGCGGCATAGCCGAAACCGCCCGACCGGTATCGGGCCGCCATCGCCTCCCGCTCCTCGTCCGTCGCAAGCAAACGATACAGCGCAAACACCGTGCACCGCTCGGGGTCCTTCGGCGCCTCGACGGGCGTACTGTCGGTGACGATCCGCATGACCCGTCTCCGCGTTTCGGCGGGATCACCAAACAGCTCGATCGTGTTGCCGTACGACTTCGACATTTTCTGGCCGTCAATCCCCGGCACCACCGCGACCTCCTCACGGATCAGCGGCTCGGGAATCCGAAACACCTCGCCAAACTCGCGATTGAACTTGATGGCGATGTCGCGAGTCACCTCGACGTGCTGCTTCTGGTCACGTCCGACCGGCACGACCTCCGCCTGCACCGCGAGAATGTCCGCCGCCATCAATACCGGATACGCAAATAGCCCATGGCTCGCCGGTACCCCCTTTGCGAGCTTGTCCTTGTAGGAATGACATCGCTCCAGCAGCCCCATCGGCGTCACCACCGACAGCAGCCACGCCAGCTCGCAGACCTCCGGCACATCGCTCTGGCGATAAAAGACGGTCCGCTCCGGATCAAGACCGCAGGCGAGAAAATCCAGCGCCACCTCCACCGTCGCCGCCCGCAGCGCGGCCGCATCATGCACCGTCGTCAGCGCATGGTAGTTCGCGATGAACAGAAACGTTTCGTTCCCCGCCTGCAGTTCCAGCGCCGGCCGCATCATCCCGAAGTAGTTTCCGAGATGCAGCCGCCCGGATGGCTGAATGCCGGACAACACTCTCATCGGCGGAAATCGCTCCATGCGGCCGTGGCCAGCGCCCGGCTCCGCAGCCCGCAAAGGATATCCCATCTGTCCGCGTTCGCCAACCACGCGCCCTCCCCGCGCCCGCACGAAGGCCACTGTTTCTCCGTGGCCTCAACCACGATCCGCCCCCAAGATCGATCCGGTCCACACCGCTGTCTCCACCGCCCCCGGCGCGCTGCCGGCGGCGCCCGACGTCCCGCACCCGCATATTTGACGGCTCGCCAGGCGCCGGATACTCTGTGAGTTTGCCCGTACGGTAGAGGCGGCTGGGCCCTCCGGGGCCCTTGGTTCTTTGTCAGCGGACCGCAGATGGGCACCCGGCCGCGGCCGGAAGGAGTCGGCGTATGAACAGCGAGTTGCAGGCGGTGGTGGAAAACATCGAGCGGGAGCACAACCTCGATCGCGAAACCATCATCCGCGCGATCGAGGAAGGACTCCTCGTCGCCGCCCGGAAAAGCATGCACGGTGCGGCCGCCGTCCGCGTCCAGATCGACCGCAAGACGCTCGCGATCCGAATGTATGTCGCGAAGACCGTCATTGCCTCCGGAGCCCCCGCGCCCGACCAAATTCGCCTCCACGATGCGCAAAAAATCAAACCGGACGCCCAGCCCGGCGAGACCCTAGAGGTCGAAGTGCCCGCCAGCCAGCTCGGCCGCATCGCCGCGCAGTCCGCCCGGCAGTCCATCCTGCAGGAAATCCGCAAGGGCGTCCGCAACCGTGTGTACGAGTTGTACAAGAATGCGGTGGGCACCATCGTCAGCGGCACCGTTTCCGGCTTCGATCGCCGTGACGTGCTGGTGAAGATTGACGACGCGGAGGCGGTGCTGCCCGCGACGGAGCGGCCGGCCTCGGAGCAGTACCAACTCAACGACCGCATCCAGGCGCTGGTGCTGGCAGTGGATCCAACCGCTCACCCGATGATCACGCTGTCGAGATCCAGCCCCGATTTTGTCCGCCGTCTGTTCGAGCGCGAGGTTGCTGAAATCGGTGACGGCACCGTCGAAATCCGCGCAATTGCGCGCGATCCCGGCTTCCGAACCAAGATCGCGGTCGCGTCGCGCGACGAAAAGGTCGACCCGGTGGGCGCCTGCGTCGGGCTCCGCGGCATGCGGGTTCAAAACATCACCCGCGAGCTCAACGGCGAACGTGTCGACGTCGTGCGCTGGCATGCGGACCCGCGCCAGTTTGTCACCAACGCGCTGCATCCCGCAAAGCTCGACCGAGTGCGGCTCGACGAGGCAACCCGGACCGCTTACGTCAGCGTGCCGCAGGACCAGCAGGCGCTCGCAATCGGCCGCGAAGGCAAAAATGTGCGGCTCGCAATGAAGCTGACCGGCTGGCAGATCAAAATCGAGCGCGAAGAGTCGGTGCCGTTCGACGAAAAAGTCGCCGCCGCGGTCAAGGAGCTGGCGGCCATTGAAGGCATCGGGCGCCAGCGGGCGGAAGCGCTGGTCCGGGCGGGCTTCCTCGACCTGGAAGGCATTCTCGCCGCGGAACTTTCGGATCTGCTCACCGTGGAGGGGTTAGACGAAGCGTCGGCGGAGCAGTTGCGCAAAATTGCGGCGGCCGAACATGAGCGCCGACATGGAACCATCTCGTCATGAGGATGTTTGAGTTAGCGCGGGAGCTCGGGCTCCCCTCGAAAGAATTGATTCATCGTCTCCGCGAGCTCGGCGAGGATGTATCCGACAATCCTGCGTCGAACGCCTCGGTGACGCAGGTCCGAAAGGCCCGAGAGCTTTGGGGGCCCAAAGCCGCGGAGGCGCCACCGGCAGCCGAAACCGCCGCCGCTCCCTCTGCCGTAGGCGAGGCTACCGTTGCGCCGCCGCCGCCTTCCGAACCTCCGCCCGCACCTCCCCCCGCCGCGGTTTCGCAGGCGGCCGAGGCGCCGGCCACCCCGCCGCCGACCGCTCCGGCCCCACCCTCCGCCCCCACCCCAAAACCGTCGGTCGTCCGCATCCGCGAGCCGATCACCGTCCGGGCGCTCGCCGAAATGATGCAAGTCCGACCCAATCAGCTCGTCGCCGAGCTGATGAAGATGAACATCTTCAAGAAGATCAACGATCCTCTTGACTTTCGTACCGCGCTGCAGGTCGGGCAGCGCCTGGGCATCCGGGTGGAGCAGGAAAAACGAGCTCCGGTGGAGGGACCCAAGCCGCCCAAGAAAGCGATCGAGCGGCCGGCGGAACCGCCACCCCCCTCTTCCAGCGAGCTCCAGCCCCGTCCCCCGGTGGTCACCTTCATGGGACACGTGGACCACGGCAAAACCTCGCTGCTGGATTACATTCGCAAGACCCGGATCGCCGCGGGCGAGGCCGGCGGGATCACTCAACACATCGGCGCATACATGGTGCAGGTCCGCGACCGTTGGATCACGTTCATCGACACGCCCGGTCATGCGGCGTTCACCCAAATGCGCGCGCGCGGTGCGAATGTCACCGACATTGCGGTGATCGTCATCGCAGCCGACGAGGGCGTGAAACCCCAGACCCTCGAGGCGATCCAGCACGCGCGCGCCGCGAACGTCACGATCATGTGCGCGATCAACAAAATTGACCTTCCCGGCGCCAACGTTGACCGTGTGAAGGCGCAGCTGCAACAGAACGGCCTGACGCCCGATGACTGGGGCGGCAAAATCGTGTGCGTGCCGGTCAGCGCGGTCACCGGGCAGGGTATCCCGGACCTGCTCGAGATGATCCTGCTGCAGGCCGATCTGCTCGAACTGAAGGCGCCCCCCCATCGGCCCGCGAAGGGCTTCGTGCTGGAAGCGAAGCTCGCCCCCGGCAGTGGCCCCGTCGCCACAGTGCTGATCAAGAGCGGCACGCTGAAAGTCGGCGACGCGGTCGTGTGCGGTGAGGCGTGGGGTCGCGTGCGGTCACTGGAAAACGACCGCGGAATCCGGCAGCGGACTGCAGGGCCGGGCTTCGCCGTGCAGATGTTGGGCCTCAATGCGGTACCCCCGGCCGGTGCAGAGTTTGAGGTGGTCGAGTCCGACCGGGCGGCCAGAGAAATCGCCGAGGCGAGGATCGAAGCCAGCCGCCGGGCGAAGCTGCAGACACCGACCCGCACGCTTTCGCTGGACGACCTGCTGACGAAGACCGATCCGACTCAGAAGGTCGAACTCTCCATCGTGCTGAAGTGCGACGTGCAAGGTACTTTGGAGGCAGTCCAACAGGCACTGTCCGAAATCAAAAGCACCCGCGTCTCGCTGAAAATCGTGCTGGCGGGCGTCGGCAACGTGTCCGCGAACGATGTGTTGCTGGCGAAGGCGTCCAACGCGATCGTGATCGGATTCCATGTGGGTGGAGAGCCGGGCGTTGAAAAAAT contains these protein-coding regions:
- a CDS encoding 1-acyl-sn-glycerol-3-phosphate acyltransferase → MSGRGPFVYRAGRALCRLYFRLVHHLRAEGMEHVPAEGPCIIAANHASVLDPPLLGCAIPHRVVHYLAKSELFQPPWGWLLRAVGAVPVERGKGDVGAIRRALELLRAGHVLGLFPEGTRSPDGQLQPPKRGIGFLVAKAAVPVVPAWIEGTFEAWPKGAGRPRLGRPVAVHYGEAIRPEEISARATGAQAYERVAELVMERIRVLSECCGTALS
- the aroA gene encoding 3-phosphoshikimate 1-carboxyvinyltransferase, whose translation is MSTGGEMCWRVEPCERVSGEVHVPGDKSISHRLAMVCGAGQGVARIQHFLRSEDCLRTVAAMESLGARARFEGDALLIEGAGGELRAPIGELDLGNSGTGIRLLTGLIAGHPIEAVLTGDASVRSRPMRRIQEPLQRMGAKVELLGVDGRAPIRVRGGHLRAIEYAPPVASAQVKSCVLLAGLRAEGRTRVVEPMPTRDHTERLLRAMGLPVSSDGDRVVELSGSGGRPVTAGGGEWEVPGDISSAAFWVVAAAVRPGGEVVVRNVGLNPRRTAVLEVLRRMGAEVRIQPAIGAAAEWEPRGDVVVRGCRLRGTVIGGAEIPNLIDELPVLSVAGALAEGETVIRDAAELRVKESDRIATMAAGLRAMGVEVIERPDGMVVRGGGRIRASDCLHSRGDHRVAMSLAVLCLFADGPCTVHDVACVDTSYPGFAADLACLTGHRG
- the aroF gene encoding 3-deoxy-7-phosphoheptulonate synthase; this encodes MIIVMKQGAAERDVAHVCERVRECGLEPHVSRGTERTIIGVIGDEARIREQPIEAMPGVERVMSVVKPYRLASLEARPQGTRVTIGPARAGEAPVEVGGVRVVVIAGPCSIEGREMLFDLAAAARAAGAAALRAGAFKPRTSPYAFQGLGVEGLRLLREVRTAIGLPVVTEVMDPRDVELVADVADVLQVGARNMQNFTLLKAVGRSGRPVLLKRGLANTIEELLMSAEYVLAQGNPNVILCERGIRTFERATRNTLDLSAVPVLHRESHLPVVVDPSHGTGHWDLVAPMARAAVAAGADGIMVEIHRCPERALSDGEQALLPDTFEQLMRQIAGVAAAIGRSV
- the scpB gene encoding SMC-Scp complex subunit ScpB, which translates into the protein MTEGAAIPELKAIVGALLFVSRTPISVDRLAQVFRQTAERLGGVAAGFAEVGREEIVAAIEAVRKDLATAGVGLRVAEVAQGYRIESEPACGPWVRVHLDRLRPQRLSPPALETLAIIAYRQPVTRAEIEAVRGVAVDQILRNLLDLQLIRVTGRSDLPGRPWLFGTTQRFLEHFGLNRIDDLPGVDELRRREAGYGGPPEAASTATAGGPEESAVAEARTKGESSG
- the cmk gene encoding (d)CMP kinase — encoded protein: MPSIQVAIDGPSASGKSTVARAVARQLGFVYVDSGMFYRALTRAVLRRGWRGNDPAVVIETMRLCRWETRLEDGAVKLFLDGEGAGPELRTPEVAEAVSDVAAIPEVRRFIVARLRETRAFGPLVMEGRDIGTVVFPDAAFKFYLDADPAERARRRSLDIAQMGAAADVEDVRQSLERRDRRDRTRPEAPLQVALGAEVLDTTRMTVEEVVQRIVSRVRAGLSSA
- a CDS encoding prephenate dehydrogenase gives rise to the protein MALPRTVAVIGLGLMGGSLAMALRRRGAARRVVGSSRRAEVRAAAVAAGAVDAAFESPEAAAEGADVAVVCAPVCVIPELVARIAPVLKRGGLLTDVGSTKRWVLERSQAAARAAGVAMVGSHPIAGSEQQGFDAARPDLYEGAVTVVVTDGAERADLERTERLWRAVGARVVRMSAAEHDRWIARTSHLPHLAAALVARCAARDGGDPQRIRALIGPGFRDTTRVAGGSPDLWRDIVETNRDAIEGELDCLARGVAELRAAVGRGAFAEVRALLEEGRRARAELLRGAISGDEAVE
- the hisC gene encoding histidinol-phosphate transaminase, with the protein product MIPIPDRVRRLAVYEPGRPIEEVAREQGFADAAGIVKLASNENALGPSPRARRAIRAAAVRAHLYPDGGAFALREALARRFCVPPDCVAVGHGSNELIALLAQALLEPGDSIVASQCAFVVYRLVAELFGARTIETPMRAFTHDLDAMAGAVEPRTKLIFVANPNNPTGTMVGAEEIDRLIRRTPSDVLVVLDEAYIELLPPERQPDTIRYVREGRPVMVLRTFSKTYGLAGLRIGYGLGPPEVVDALNRVRQPFNVNSVAQAAALAALEDEEHVERTRRMVAAGLAQWAAGCRRLGLETVPSVANFLLVRVGCGRAVFEALQRRGVIVRPMDGYGLPEYVRVTVGTRRQNRVALRALAEVIAQGVRA
- the pheA gene encoding prephenate dehydratase, with the translated sequence MNLDELRRRIDELDRQLVALLNERTRVAIEIGRIKRERGESIFAPDRETQVLDRTRAVNEGPLSDASLQAIYREIMSAAIALQRPLNIAYLGPPATFTHQAARMRFGASVQYSSCDTISDVFTSVEKGRADYGVVPIENSTEGAVTHTLDELAETSLKIVAEVYLPISHHLLAKCPKEQIRKIYSKPEVFGQCRRFLQSEMAGVDLVPVSSTARAAEMAAAEAGAGALAGAQAAETYGLDIVASEVQDLRGNTTRFLVVGAACGKPTGHDRTSLLFSVQHRVGALHRALAAFSEHGVNLCKIESRPNRSAAWEYYFYVDVEGHMEDPPVAAAIKQLERECTVLRVLGSYPRAWDRGE